TCATTACCTCAAAATTAATAACTATCCTTGTGTCAGACCCAAAAGTGGAATAAAAGTAAAGATTTAAAGGAATTAAGGAATTAAAGGTCATACTAATATTCAAAATTTACCAAgaacaagttaaaaaaaaaaatcgaaacatTTAGGCTGGTATACTCACATCATATAACTTCTTATAATCAACACTTCTTCTATGTCTGCGGCCAGAAACAATTTCCCCATCAGTAGATTCATCAGAACCTACACTGACATCGGTTGACAATTCCTCTTCTGATACATTGTCATCGCTGCCTCCCCTGCTGATGCTGCAGCTGTTCACATTCCTCTCTGGTTTATAATCATCATCTTCAGAATCATCCGAAGGCCATTCTTCATCTGGATTTAATAAGGAATTCTCGCCATCGGGGAAAGCGGCTTCTTCCTTGAAGACATCCTATATTACATAGAGAGCCATTAGTTACAAGAATTATTAAAGCAGCAAAACCAAAAGTAATTGGGGGTGAAAATTTGACATTTCTCAATGAGTTAGGCAATTTCTAACCTGCCAACCACTGTTCATCGGAAAGCAGGTCCCAAGGTGAGCATTGACTAATTCTAGTATTTCCATTTTACACTcgcaaaatttgcaaaaccaacCCTGCTCTCCTCGAGGAACTGTAGATTAACAATTGAACTTAGAAGTAGCTTTTCCGAAGAAAATATAGTTGGTATGTCGCCAAAAGGTCCAAAGCAAATTCAAAAGAGGTGAGAAACTTACTATTTTCAGTATCCAAGGGAGGATCAAGACATTTTTGGTGGAATGCACAATTGCATGTTCCATCACACAGTATAATATCATTATCAGGCAAAGCTTCGTTCAACTTGCACTGTGCACAGAATATCTAATAGTAACAAAAAAATGGAACATCAATAAGCATACAGCCAAGATAAAGAGGTATTAGTGGGCCTACGCTTGGGAGCTGTCAAGAGAATCCAGACCTTAGCCAAGACCACAACTGGGGATTCCAAACAGCCCCTTTCGGCATACAAAAAAAAGTAGTAATCTCATGTACTTACATGTTCATGAGAAACAGATCCATCTGGAGCAATAAAAGAATCTGCGATGCTTCCTACTGAGCTCAGAGAATCCAGTTGTTGGATGGCATCGCGGATTCCAAGCTTGCAATTTAAAATCTGCTTATTGGCTCTCTGCAGTTCCATTTCTGGCCTAATCTTTTCTCGACTGTGATATAagtaagaaattaaaataattaaaccgCAGAGCCATTTACTACAGAAAGGAGCACAAGAAAACAATGCACATTCTATGCTTAATTGATAATCATCACTTGATATTAataaaaacaattgaaatttTATTCAAATTAGACACTGCAATGTTTTCAGTTAATTTGAGTACATCAAATCTACCAATTGAGCTTCCTGCTATTAAAACGATTGAAAACGTAAATTCAACGAATAATATCAAAACATTAGTTTCTATGACTATCCAGTCTCCTCTCCTCTTTATTAAGATTCTATTTTAACATAAATACCATTGCTTTCAAACCAAGTCTACGAAATTTCATTACTCTTTTCCTATGTCTAGCTTACATACTAAACCATTGAACAGAAATGTGTGATATATAAAGCAGAAATCGGGAACTGAAAAGATTATAAGACAATCTTACATACCTCTGACCCTTCCAACCTTCACCAGCATAAGCATCAATAAGGTTCTGCTCCAGCTTTATTTTAATCAACAGGTACCTTGTCCTCCTCTGCAGGCGAGAAGTTTCATCCAACTCCACCTTATCCTTTTTCggtttcttctttctcctccttttctCCCCTTTCTCATCAGAGCCATTGTCTGATAACTTGTGGTCCTGAAGTTTCACTGAAGACGGCTTTTTGGAAGAATCTGTATCATGCACTTCATGAAATTCTTTTCTACTCATCAATTTTTTGTTAGTATCATTCTTCCTTGACGTTGATGCTTTGCTTGAAGAGTCGGCACCTCTCTTCTTTGACAAGGCTGACGCGATAATAGTCTTGGACGACTTTGGTCTTAGTTTTTTAACACGGGGAACCTTTACGCCTTTTTTAAAACCTGGTGATGAAATCAGCTTCGCCACGGAACTGGAATAACCAGATTTCCCGGACTCCTTGAGGTTTGATTTCTTTCCAGAACCACGCATATTTTTAACCAATGTATCCATACTGaaaatcaaaacacaaatcaGATTAGCATTGACAAAACAAGTTTTCTAGCACCCTAGATTTTAAACATATTCGACAAAGTTAATGATCAAAATTGTGGAAAGAAATTCCGAATTTGCGACAGCGAAGTGAACAGAGTGCCTCTTTACAAAGTAGATTAATTCATTAATTCCTGAACAAAGAGAACAACATtttcaagaaagaaagaaaaatatagcaAATTAATCAATGAAACAAGGTGGAGTCGAATGTAATCATCTTTTCTCAAGTGGTATATCATGAATTAATCAGAAGCAAGAACTGTGATCTTCTGCCTCCCGATTGGagggtttgttttggatgaAGAAAACTCAGATCACAAATTTCAAAGATTGGAACAGAGCACCAAACATTTGAGCTCAAACTGACAGATAAAGAAGCAGAGAGATAAAGGTAGGAATGGAACCTCACCTGAAAACGAATGGAGATCCCTATCAACTGTTGGCCTTTGAAGCTGCTACAATACACAcacacctatatatatatatatatatactgtatatatacattcatatatacaaGCAAGAGCTTTGGAATTGTAGAGACATTGATGGGTTTTGGAGTAATTGCCCCaagaatttcaaattttgataaaaaatttcGGTTCTTTGGGGTTTTTCAATGGTGCCCTTTGGTTAGTACTCGCCGGCAGGTTTTGTTCTCCCCCGAAGCGCCACCCgatggtctctctctctctctctctctctgaaagaCTTATTAGTAAATACATATTTTCGATTAAATCAATCATATGCTGTTGCCTTGCATAATAACATACAAAAGACCCTTTTTAGTAATACtagtattcttctttatttataaatgaaACGTTTTAGTACTAACAatattcttttatatatatatatatatatatatatatatatatatatatatataatgacactttgataaatgagatggattaaataattttcttttctttttaatttctttgaaatTAACTCACAACTAATCGATGAATTCCTCTACACAACTTATAACTAGTCGATCAAGCGTAGTAAAATATTTTTCAATCTCTTTGTTTTATCCAATAGATATTTGGGAAAAAGAGATTGAATGAAAAAATACCGAGCACTTACTAGGCGTAAAAATGACTAGACCGACCAACCACTTGAGTTTGTTGTACATAAGTACAATATAGTTTGAGTATACTAGAATGACACTTTCGTTTGTACTTTGGATTGAGACAATGCTATACTACATGGTAGAGCTTAGGGGTGGGCATCAAAATGACCAGACCGACCAAATCAATCGACCCGAATCATATTGatcaatttgatttgattttgaccaagaaaaaaaaaatcaaacaatctAAACATCCAACCAAACGTATTtacttttggtttggtttgggtttGAGATTTTTAAAACCGACCAAAATCAATCTGGACTGATCACGtatcttttaattattaattaatttattttatacatGTAAACTTATTTTAGGTTATTTAGCGGCCCTACCATACACATTATAAGTTGTAATGATTATTAACAATTAAGAGATTTATAAGCATTTTATGTTTATGTGAGGTTATTAATAAATCGTTTGCTAGcatgaaattttatttattaaaacttAGTTCTATCTGACTTGATGAACTTTTTATGTTACGAAAAACTTAATCTTTCAATCGAATTGGAATGCATGAGATGTGTGAATGTTTGGAAGATTAAAACTCTTGAAATattgaacattttttttatttgtgttgAATAAGCTTAAACCAACCGAATCAAACCGATTAACAATGATTTGGtttgattaatttttaatgGTGGAATTGGAAAAAGTCAAACCAAATTGAACCGTTAAATACTAGTTAgtcttgttatatatatatttttgtgtcAAACTGAATCAAAACGATCTGCGTCCACCCTTACTAGAGCCCTACCCTTCAATTTTGTTTCcacttttttttggtaaattaccTTTTTTGATTGCCAATATAATAGCTCTAAAAAAAAGCAATATAGTTAAATTACCTTATATACCCATCTCCAATTGGAGATGCTGAAAATGAAAAATGCCTAGAAGCagacattttacatttttttggaGGAAAACTCATTTATAATGGAATGTAAATTATTCATCTTCAACTAAAGATTATTTACATTATAAATGAGATCGCAAATTTACATTTCTCTCATTGGACTAGATTGTATATTTACATCTCAAATTTACATCTCTTCATTAGAGATGatttatgtcacatcccggcccggggcggatcacttcccggcCCAGACCATgtcctcatggttttgtttctgggaactcacgagcaacttcccaatgggtcacccatcttgggagtgctctgacctccttctcgcttaacttcggagttcctacggaatccgaagccagtgagctctcaaaaggcctcgtattaggtagggatgagaatatacatttaaggatcattcccctaggcaatgtgggatgttacaatccacccccttaggggcctgacgtcctcgtcggcacaccacgactagggttaggctctgataccaattgtcacattccggcccggggcggatcacttctcGGGCCCGCttcaccaccgtagcacaatattgttcgctttgggccccgaccacgccctcacggttttgtttatgggaactcacgagcaacttcccagtgggtcaccgaTCTTGGGAGTgctttggcctccttctcgcttaacttcagagttcctacggaatccaaagccagtgagctcccaaaaggcctcgtgctaggtagggatgaaaatatacatttaaggatcactcccctgggtgatgtgggatatTACAATTTAAGGGATGCCAAGTATAGACATCATATTTCAATTTGATGGCTCAGGTGGCAAATTGACATGTTGTTAACTTTACACTTCACCCAATTTTCCAAACTCtattattttgtgttttccAAGCAGTGGTAATAAATATttacaagaagaaaaaagctcGGGAGATCACATGTGAACCACCTCTCTAATAAAAGTGAGACCTACCTATATCGGTGGGCTCTACCTCTATTAAAGAGTCAATTCACATGCAATATGTGGATGCATATTTCGCCCCAAGATAAAATGAGGAAAattgcacctgcaaaacaataatATCATTGGCCTAATTGACAAACACCCTTGAGAAAAAGGAAGGGAGTGTCCGCTAAAGGCCCTTCGATGcgtaagtaaaaaaaaaatagaactaCTCTTAGCTGAGCGTTTCCAATTAAACTACTTTTGTCGCCTATGTGTGGGTTGGAAACACCTTTGGAATCCTTTTGTCAGAACTTATGCATTGGGCCTTAGCGCGTCCAAATGAACTACTCTTACTTGGCTAAGGCATTATCCTGTATTGGAGGACCATTGGAATAAAATTCTTCTTAAGGACTTCGGACCTGCATTAGACACATGGTGCCACATAACGTACTTGACTTAGTACGCTGGTCAAGGATGGAAGTAATCGTACTTAGTGTTAGAGTTCAGAGCCATACCTTTTGATGATTTCTGAATCGCCCTTTCAATTACTCCCTCAAACGCCGTAGAGCCCATGTTTGAATGTTATAACCCACAACCTTTAGGTTGTAATTAACTTTCCGTTGGCCAGATGGTGTGTTGAACTTTCAGATGATGGGGCTATGTCCCCGTAGCTGTGCTATTGTAACCGCGCTTAATACAGCTTGAGCCTCCCAAGTTGCTAACCGAACACTACAGAATAGGCTAAAGGAGACTCCTCTAACATATTTGATATGGGTCTTGCTAAACCCACTTAGAATTTGATCTGGGTTTTGCTTCGATTCCATAGTAAAAACCTTGAAACTTAAAGGCAGAATCTGCATGTCGTTAGAAACTACTTGAGCAGCTGCGATCTCAGGTAATTTACTCTTTTGTGTGTATTGGGTTGGTGAGTTATTGATAAAATCTGAAATGACTTGTAGATTTGACTTGGGTTTTGcatgtttgtagtttttaaaattaTGGTTTGTTTTTGGGACTGGAATTTGGATTATacatgatttaaaaaaatttcatatatatatgatttgaGTTTAATTCAGGAAAATTATTATCTATGTTGTATATttctgtttggacccaaatttacactaTCGGCCCGTGCAATCAAGGTCGTTGAGTAAACATAGCTGCACACCGTCGgataaaaaaatgaagataattttattattatcaaaggataatattatgatttttttatcataatagttattttttaataataaattatcttGTACAAAATAAACGTGATGCAAACAATAACTCTAAACTACAATTCAGAATTAATTGGGGATATTTGGCATATTGGTGTTGGTAGATTCACGCGGCATTAGTTACAACTGGATTAATTTTCGTGAAATTAATCCATGCATGGGATAAAGGTGAAATTTTGAGACAGTGATGTGATTAGGATGACATTTGAACAAAAGAGTAGGCTTCAACCTATGGACACATTGGGAAAAATCAATTAGCACAAGGATGGTGATGTGGTGATCTTTTGACCATGGATCACATGATGATGGGATAAAGCCATCATTTTTTGGTCAGATGTGGTCCATTAAAAAGAGATAATGATGGAGATTTTAAATTGGTTGGACAATTGCATGATAACACCATGCATTTAGTTGGTTCTGATCTACACCAAACCGCGTTAAAGATCAAATGCAATACTGATCGAGTCAAGTCAGCACGTCCTTATAAATACAGAGGCAGTGGCAACAGGAAaagccccctccaattcaacacacaaattgccctgcgcaaactctcgctctacgcaaaacctctcaacaaccttgagattttgattttctttttcccGCTGACACatattcagtttggataaacagcactggagctgtagaatcagccgatcaaaGAGCACCTtgagtttggataaacaacactgcttcTCGGCAGActgattatctatccaagtctcggttgacaaggattttcgagtcTTTGTTGGTAGAGGTTATATCATCAGGCTTCTCGGCTAAGTGAGATGTTACccggttactacattcggcacattgagaGCCGAatctgatattgaacttcgcaaatCTAGCAACCTTGttttcaggctctagaacccgaaggcagagacgtgttccttcctcggctgtAGTCGTAAGAACAAAAAGTCAGTAGTGCACTCAACACCACATTCACATATTTTACTCACCGACCGAGCtcggtcgacgagttggcacacccgCACATAaatgaaggacgtagttagcttattgattactcggcctgcgcgccacgtaggcttggtagtttttaggatcaacaatTTCCAAACTCAGTTATTGGTTAAATATACTCAttggttgaaacttgaaagtaaAAGACTGCTCCAAGGCAAGGGAGAAGTGTCTCTTCATCAGTATTGGGAAGCCTTGTTGAAATAACGATGTCAATGACCCtgagtttgtttgttttggttttggttagttttttttcaattggtttgggattttttttttgtttggagttCTTTTGCTATAATATTGTTTTCAATTCATCTGTAATTCAGTTTATGTTATGGGTTGCCATGTTTCTGTATTTAATTTGGTGTTTGGATGTTTATGTTACAATTATCATCGATTTTCTTAAAGAATTAATCCAAGTGATGATGCCATTTTTGATATATGTTTAAATGTTAACACTTTACAAATTTTTAGTTTCTAAATAATGAGATGATGTGACTGTTCAAAGTGCATTATCATTAAGGTGAGTGATTTTCGTTTTTTGCTTTTAGCCTTTTGTGATGAAGAAAGTTTAGTCATTTGTTTACTGACTTATTAATTGGTGAGAAGATGAAACATGTTGCTGCTGGTTGCTAACAAAGTAATACAATCTCACAAAAgagttttcattttgtttctttgtctACTTTAATTATGTAtcgttttttataaaaaaaaatttgtatatagttttggaaatttttatttggtTAGAGAAAGGGAAAGAATATAGAAAGAGGAGAATTACAtgctttaataaaaatgcaGCATTCTTATTTGTGTAATTGGCTACAGGGTTGAAAAAGGACTTGAATGTTGTTGTTTGTGTCTTCATAGTTTCGTCAACATTTGAAAAACAGTGAAAAGATAATAAACTTATGGATGAAAGTAAAGcaaacaaaattttaacaaaaaatgcgACTGGGATGAGAGGGTATTGTCAGAGTTCATTATGGTAAAATATTGCCGTGCATGACAGTATTAAATAATCAGTTTGATCAATTAAAATGGTATGATTAAATAAGATTATCTGTTGGGTGTACCTATATATGCTTAATCAATTGTTAATGAGTTTTCAATTTCATGTTATTATTTGCTCTGATGATTTTGTTTCGCTTTTGTATGTTTAAAATTGTCATGCTCTGtgtatttgagattttttttatatttttcatttttaatttaa
The nucleotide sequence above comes from Malus sylvestris chromosome 16, drMalSylv7.2, whole genome shotgun sequence. Encoded proteins:
- the LOC126607715 gene encoding pathogenesis-related homeodomain protein produces the protein MDTLVKNMRGSGKKSNLKESGKSGYSSSVAKLISSPGFKKGVKVPRVKKLRPKSSKTIIASALSKKRGADSSSKASTSRKNDTNKKLMSRKEFHEVHDTDSSKKPSSVKLQDHKLSDNGSDEKGEKRRRKKKPKKDKVELDETSRLQRRTRYLLIKIKLEQNLIDAYAGEGWKGQSREKIRPEMELQRANKQILNCKLGIRDAIQQLDSLSSVGSIADSFIAPDGSVSHEHIFCAQCKLNEALPDNDIILCDGTCNCAFHQKCLDPPLDTENIPRGEQGWFCKFCECKMEILELVNAHLGTCFPMNSGWQDVFKEEAAFPDGENSLLNPDEEWPSDDSEDDDYKPERNVNSCSISRGGSDDNVSEEELSTDVSVGSDESTDGEIVSGRRHRRSVDYKKLYDEMFGKDGPLLEQISDDEDWGPVKRKRREKESDAASTLMTLYESERNPDVDHTEVKNIRSSDTQVRRSCFRIPRKAVEKLRQVFSENELPSRAVKDNLSKELGLNPDKVSKWFKNARYLALKTRKEASGKDHQTFTPGISKEPGYENVTGKAADLMASDSDDDTLAETVVHSPKNVNAAFRRKHPKSLSSPLRKSQQKAPSCGSPSKSNKDGKESSDDVSLKKLMNTRTKEKRANLIAGGGGDGCRVAELEMERLCKAKGRLEHMRQKLLKLQNVKAKQKSNKSLLHEHTVIYVPVAQLREKV